A segment of the Deltaproteobacteria bacterium genome:
GCTTTGCCAGCGTCGCAAGCAGAAACATACTTGAGCAGCTTCACCGTGCCGGTGTCCGGATCGACTTCGACTTCGGCACCGCCCCAACCGACTTCCCAAAACGTCGTCGTCGAACCCAGCACTGCTTTCGTGCTGCGTTTGTCTTTGTAGAGGCCCTTGCCGATGATCTCGCCGGCTTTGCTGCCAAAGAAATCAACGATGATCTTACTGTAGGGGATCGCCTGCTCGCTCGCCGTAATCACGTGGCCGTCGCGCAGCATCAGCTTTTCCGGTTTTTGCTTAAGCACTTTGGCGGCGCATTGGAGCAACTGCTTTTTGGCATCCTGGGCCGCGCGCAGCACCGCCGTGCCCATGACCACCATCGAGCTACTCGCGCTGGTGGAAATATCGTAGGGCGTGACATCGGTATCGAGCTGCGCCACACCGATTTGGTCCATAGGCATTGCCAGCTCTTCGGCGACCACTTGACTAAGAGCGGTGCGGGGCCCCTGCCCCACTTCGACCGTGCCGGTGAGCAGCATGACGCTGCCGTCGGACGACATCTTGACGGTCGCGCCGGCGACTTTATACGTGCCGCCGGCGTCTTTGATACAGCAACTTAGACCTTTGGCGCGATTGGGCTGGGAGCTTTTCTTGTTCCATTCGATGGCGTCGGCGACTTTGAGCAACCCTTCTTTTAAATCGCAATCGAGTGGCGTGTCGCCTTTCGTGTAAAGGTCGCCTTTCTTCATGAGATTCTTCAAGCGAAACTCGAGCGGATCGATGCCCAAACGATCGGCCATCATGTCCATCTGCGACTCATAAGCCCACGTGACTTGCAGTGCGCCGAAACCGCGAAACGCTCCAGCGGGGACGACGTTGGTGTAAACACCATAGGCTTCGACTTTGGCGTAAGGGATTTTGTAAGGACCCAGCGAACGGTAGCACGCCTTCTGTGTGACGCGCGGGCCCGCGTCGGCGTAGGCGCCAGTGTCCATGTAAACCTGACACTCACGCGCAACCAGCTTGCCGTCTTTCGTCACGCCGGTCTTGACGGTGACCCGCGACGGATGGCGCGTGACGGTCTTAAAGCTTTCGTTGACCGAGAGCTGCAACTTCACCGGTCGGCGCGTCATCCAGCTCAGCGCCGCGGAAATCGGCTCGGCTTTGACATAAAGCTTGCCGCCGTAGCCGCCGCCGACGTAGGGGACAATCACACGAATGCGGCTGCAGGGCAGGCGAAAAATTCCCGACAGATGATCGCGCAGCGTAAACGGATCCTGGCACGACGCCCACACCGTGAGCTTCTCGCCATCGTAGTAGGCAACGTTATTGTGAGCCTCCAGCGAATAGTGCTGGACTTTTTGAAAACGAAAGGTGTCTTCGAAAATATGATCGGCTTTGGCAAAACCTTTGTCGACGTCCTCACGGCCAAAGGTCAAGTAATAGCAAATATTGGTGCCGTTAAAGCGCTCCGGCGCGCCGTAGGTCGAGCCGCGCAGCTCGGCGCGCGCAACGCCGCCCTCATGGACTTGCATGGCACCCGGCGCGGTGGCTTCTTCAATATTGGTTACCTTTGGCAACTCGTCATATTCGACTTCGATCAACTCCAGCGCGGCTTCGGCGATGTCAGGATCCTCCGCCAGCACCGCAGCGACCGGATCGCCGACGTAGCGCACTTTGTCGACGGCGACGATCGACTGGTCTTTATAGGTCGCGCCATATTTGAAATTGAACTGCTTGATGTCGTCGCGCGTCAGTGTCGCAATCACGCCGGGCAATTGCTTTGCCTTGGAGGCATCGACTTTGACGAGTCGAGCATGTGCCACCGGGCTACGCAAAATCTTGGCATAGGCCATTCCCGGCAGCCGCACATCGACAGTGTATGCCGCTTTGCCCGTAACTTTTTCGATGCTATCGACGCGATGCGCGCTGGTGCCGGCGATCTTAAATGCGTGCGAGGTTTTCATAGGGCTCTTTTAAATAAAAAAAGGCCACGGCGAAGAGGAGAACATCGCCGTGGCCGGAATCGTTAATTTACTTACGAATCTTCGGGCTGTCTTTTTCCGGGAAATATTTGTCACAGTACGGGCAATGGAAATCCATCCCCGATCCCAGCATATGGGGATTGACGACAAACACCTTCTTGCAAGACGGACAGGTTACTTCGACTGCTTGACCCATGGTTCACCCCTCTTAAGAATTTTGGATTTTGGATTTGCGATTTTGGATTGTTGGATCGGAATTTCGGAATTCACCACGAAGACACGAAGGACGCGAAATTCGGAAAATAAGATTTTCTTTATTCTTTTCTTCGTGCTCTTCGTGTCTTCGTGGTGAGTCTTTCTTCTCTTCCTACGCCCAGTATGTCGTGCGGTCCATCGGGATGTGCTGCAGCACTTCACCCGGGACGTAGTCTTCCAACTTGATGCGCGCCATCGCTTCGTCGGGGCACTTGGACACCGGCGAGAACGGCCGGTCGGTCGGCCGAGTGGCGTCGACGATCATGCCCGAGGTCTTGATCTCGTCGCGCAGCGACGGATCCAAGAAGTTGCCGCGGAACAGCGGCTTCAAGATATTCACTTGCAGGTGCGGTTGCACGCGCGTCGCGATGGCCCAGAGAATGTCGGTCGGGTTGAACACGTCGATGTCTTCGTCAAACACGAACACGTTCTTGGTATGGTCGAAGGTCAACGCCGCGGCGGCGGCGCGCGCCGGATCGCCTTCGGAGAGTTTTTTCATCGAGATGAAAACATTGTAGTGCGCGTGGCGACCCTGCTTGCAGACCGCGGTGACGCCGGGCACCGCCTCGCGGCAGCGGCGCAGGTAGGCACCTTCGCGCGGCAGGTCCATCCAGGGCTTGTCGCCTTCCGGCGTGATGACCGATTGGTACATCGCCCCGTTGCGATAGTTGATCGCTTTGACTTCGTAATGCACGCAGGTGGTGTAGCGCTGCGGCCCCAAATAGCCCGGCGCTTCGCCGAACGGTCCTTCGACCACGCGGCCGCCTGGTTTAAGCACACCTTCGATGACGACTTCAGCGTCGGCGGGAATGAGCAGATCGTCGCCAAAAGTCTCCGAGGCGACCAAGCGCAGCGGTTCGCCAAGGTAGCCGCCGATAACGTCGTACTCGCTGACTTCAAACGGCCCGCTGTAGCAGGCGCCCATGTGAAACGCTGGATGATGGCCAAGCACGGTGGCGACGGGCATTTCCAGGCCGGCGTCCTCGTGGTCTTTGAAAATCTTCCACAGGTGGCGCGGCGAAGCGTAGAGCGCCGTCGAGTTCTTCGATTTCACTTCCATGCGGTGATACGACAGGTTGTAGATGCCCGACTTGCGGTCCTTGGTGATGGTCGACAAGACGATATACGGTCCACCGTCCATTTCGTGGTGGCGCATGATCGGAATCTGGTACATGTCGACGTCTTTGCCGACCATGGTGTTTTCTTTCACCGGCGCGTCTTTCCTCTGTATTATCGTCGGCGGCACGCGGTGCTCTTCCATCTCCAAACATTTTTCCGCCATCTCCGGCCGGGTCGCGTTGCGCGGCATGCCTAACGCGATCTGCGTCTTAGCCTGCGAGATCTCGCAGTTCATCGTCAACTTGATCGGGCCGACTTTGCCATTCAGGTTTAACGGCTTATCGAAGATGATGATCGGAAACCGCTTCTGCGCCCCGAGATGTTTGATAATCGCCGTGACATCGTAGTTGGCCGGGTTCACCTCTTTCGTGATGTGGATCACCTCGCCTGGCAGCTCGCGCTCACACTGCGCGATAAACGTTCTTAAATCCTTCGCCATGTATCTGGCCTCCTAGCTAAGTTATGAAAAATTTTATGCAAAAATCTTTATCGGATGGTCCAAACATTGTCAACGAAGCGGCGCCGTGGCCGCCGCGGTTTCGAGTTGAAGACCCGAGCTGATTTCGCGGACCTTGACAGACTATTCAAATACGACGGTTCGGTTACCGTGCAGAAATACACGTTCCTCTAAAACCAGCTTGACCGCCCTCGCCAGCACGATTTTCTCCACGTCCCTGCCCGCCTGGGCCATCGCGGCAGCCGTATAGGCATGATTCACCGGGATAACGTTCTGCGCAATGATCGGCCCGGTGTCGAGGTCGTCGGTAACGATGTGCGCCGTGGCGCCGATGATTTTCACGCCGCGTTGATAGGCCTGGTGATAGGGCTTGGCGCCGATGAACGCCGGTAGGAACGAATGGTGGATGTTGATGATGCGGTTACGGTAGCGTGCCACGAACGACGGCGTCAAAATACGCATGAATTTCGCGAGCACGATGTATTCAGGGCGATAACCTTCGATCACTTCCGCAATGCGTTTTTCGTGCTCGGGTCGATCGATGTCTTTGTGACTGACGCAGTGAAACGGGATGCCAAACGGCTTAACCAGCGCGCCAAGAGTCTCGTGATTGGCGATCACAGCCTTAATCTCCCCCGGTAGCTCACCAGAGAAGTGGCGGATCAAAAGATCGCCGAGACAGTGCGCTTCGGAAGTCGCGAGAATTACGATCGGCTGGCGCTCCTGCGACACCAGCTTGACCACGGAATCCTGCGGCAAAATCTGCTCTAAATAAGACACCACACGGTCGGGCGCGGTTGGCCCCTCGAACGCCGTCCGCATAAAGAAACGCTTCGCCTCTAGATCAACAAACTCCTGATTATCAAGAATATTGTAGCCGGCGTTAAAGAGCACGCCGGTGATTTTGTGAACCAGGCCCTGCTCATCAGGGCAATCAATGCGGAGGATATGGGGCGGCACGAAATGAGGCTCCAATCAAAACTTTTGATCGAATCGATTATCGCACAGGATTTGTGAGATATGAAACAACAGGCCGCCTGAGTTCTCGCATCACAGCCTTATTTCGCACCGGATATTTGAGAACGGCTTCTTTGCCAGGTGGCCAATCTCGAGGAACAGAACCTGAGGTTATTATACTTGAATAAACATTGAGAGGCGCGCAACCCCTCCCCTAGACGACCCCTTCACGCATGCCGGCGTTCGTTCGGCTTAACAACCGTGCCATTCAATGCCTTGCCGCGCCGTTTTCCGCGAGCCCAAACAACCGCATTGCGTTCTCACCCAGCACTTTCTCTTTGTCGACATCCGACAGAGATTTCATTTGTTTAATCACTTGCACTGTGCGCGGCCAGGTAGCCACGGCATCACCGTGGTCGAAGTCGCTGCCGATGATGATGTTGTGATTGGGCCAGCCGTTGACGGTGTCGGCGACATAGGTCTCCCAGGCGACACAGGCGATGTAAAACTGGTCGAAATACTCGCTCGGTTTTTTCTTGATGGCTTCTTTGCCTTCGAAGAATTGCTGCACCGCCACCGAGATCGTCGCATCGTTCGGCGTGTGGGCGTCGAGGGTGTGCATCAGCCACGGCACCCAGCCGATGCCACCTTCGAAGAAACCGAACT
Coding sequences within it:
- a CDS encoding xanthine dehydrogenase family protein molybdopterin-binding subunit gives rise to the protein MKTSHAFKIAGTSAHRVDSIEKVTGKAAYTVDVRLPGMAYAKILRSPVAHARLVKVDASKAKQLPGVIATLTRDDIKQFNFKYGATYKDQSIVAVDKVRYVGDPVAAVLAEDPDIAEAALELIEVEYDELPKVTNIEEATAPGAMQVHEGGVARAELRGSTYGAPERFNGTNICYYLTFGREDVDKGFAKADHIFEDTFRFQKVQHYSLEAHNNVAYYDGEKLTVWASCQDPFTLRDHLSGIFRLPCSRIRVIVPYVGGGYGGKLYVKAEPISAALSWMTRRPVKLQLSVNESFKTVTRHPSRVTVKTGVTKDGKLVARECQVYMDTGAYADAGPRVTQKACYRSLGPYKIPYAKVEAYGVYTNVVPAGAFRGFGALQVTWAYESQMDMMADRLGIDPLEFRLKNLMKKGDLYTKGDTPLDCDLKEGLLKVADAIEWNKKSSQPNRAKGLSCCIKDAGGTYKVAGATVKMSSDGSVMLLTGTVEVGQGPRTALSQVVAEELAMPMDQIGVAQLDTDVTPYDISTSASSSMVVMGTAVLRAAQDAKKQLLQCAAKVLKQKPEKLMLRDGHVITASEQAIPYSKIIVDFFGSKAGEIIGKGLYKDKRSTKAVLGSTTTFWEVGWGGAEVEVDPDTGTVKLLKYVSACDAGKAINPEQCEGQDEGAVMFGIGHTLLEEMHYEDGQLLNGNLVDYRVPTFEDVPEKLQTILLENGNGPGPFGSKGIGEGGLLPVASAVANAVSRAVGVRIQDLPLTPPKVWQALQAKRG
- the purU gene encoding formyltetrahydrofolate deformylase — encoded protein: MPPHILRIDCPDEQGLVHKITGVLFNAGYNILDNQEFVDLEAKRFFMRTAFEGPTAPDRVVSYLEQILPQDSVVKLVSQERQPIVILATSEAHCLGDLLIRHFSGELPGEIKAVIANHETLGALVKPFGIPFHCVSHKDIDRPEHEKRIAEVIEGYRPEYIVLAKFMRILTPSFVARYRNRIINIHHSFLPAFIGAKPYHQAYQRGVKIIGATAHIVTDDLDTGPIIAQNVIPVNHAYTAAAMAQAGRDVEKIVLARAVKLVLEERVFLHGNRTVVFE
- a CDS encoding UbiD family decarboxylase — its product is MAKDLRTFIAQCERELPGEVIHITKEVNPANYDVTAIIKHLGAQKRFPIIIFDKPLNLNGKVGPIKLTMNCEISQAKTQIALGMPRNATRPEMAEKCLEMEEHRVPPTIIQRKDAPVKENTMVGKDVDMYQIPIMRHHEMDGGPYIVLSTITKDRKSGIYNLSYHRMEVKSKNSTALYASPRHLWKIFKDHEDAGLEMPVATVLGHHPAFHMGACYSGPFEVSEYDVIGGYLGEPLRLVASETFGDDLLIPADAEVVIEGVLKPGGRVVEGPFGEAPGYLGPQRYTTCVHYEVKAINYRNGAMYQSVITPEGDKPWMDLPREGAYLRRCREAVPGVTAVCKQGRHAHYNVFISMKKLSEGDPARAAAAALTFDHTKNVFVFDEDIDVFNPTDILWAIATRVQPHLQVNILKPLFRGNFLDPSLRDEIKTSGMIVDATRPTDRPFSPVSKCPDEAMARIKLEDYVPGEVLQHIPMDRTTYWA